One Saccharopolyspora erythraea NRRL 2338 genomic region harbors:
- the rpsC gene encoding 30S ribosomal protein S3, whose translation MGQKINPHGFRLGITTDWKSRWYADKQYSEYVAEDVKIRRRLSRGMERAGISKVEIERTRERVRVDIHTARPGIVIGRRGAEADRIRGSLEKLTGKQVQLNILEVKNAEADAQLVAQGVAEQLSNRVSFRRAMRKAIQSAMRSPQVKGIRVQCGGRLGGAEMSRSEFYREGRVPLHTLRADIDYGFFEARTTFGRIGVKVWIYKGELVGGLKQKQQESEVRPPRGERGERGGRPERGGRRRSGASGTTGSGGTEAGRAAADKSKGSAQSPEQAQTSGDVASANAPQVAEPRADEKTEG comes from the coding sequence GTGGGTCAGAAGATCAACCCGCACGGCTTCCGTCTCGGCATCACCACGGACTGGAAGTCCCGCTGGTACGCCGACAAGCAGTACTCGGAATACGTCGCGGAGGACGTCAAGATCCGCCGTCGGCTCTCTCGCGGTATGGAGCGCGCAGGGATCTCCAAGGTGGAGATCGAGCGCACCCGCGAGCGGGTCCGGGTGGACATCCACACCGCCAGGCCGGGCATCGTCATCGGCCGTCGCGGTGCCGAGGCGGACCGCATCCGCGGTTCGCTGGAGAAGCTGACCGGCAAGCAGGTCCAGCTCAACATCCTCGAGGTCAAGAACGCCGAGGCGGATGCTCAGCTGGTCGCCCAGGGCGTCGCCGAGCAGCTCTCGAACCGGGTGTCGTTCCGGCGCGCGATGCGCAAGGCCATCCAGTCGGCCATGCGCTCGCCGCAGGTCAAGGGCATCCGGGTGCAGTGCGGTGGCCGTCTCGGCGGTGCCGAGATGTCCCGGTCGGAGTTCTACCGAGAGGGCCGGGTCCCGCTGCACACGCTGCGCGCGGACATCGACTACGGCTTCTTCGAGGCCCGCACGACCTTCGGCCGCATCGGCGTGAAGGTGTGGATCTACAAGGGCGAGCTCGTCGGTGGCCTGAAGCAGAAGCAGCAGGAGTCCGAGGTGCGCCCGCCCCGCGGTGAGCGCGGCGAGCGCGGTGGCCGTCCCGAGCGCGGCGGCCGTCGCCGTTCGGGTGCCTCCGGCACCACCGGCTCCGGTGGCACCGAGGCCGGTCGCGCCGCGGCGGACAAGTCCAAGGGCTCCGCGCAGAGTCCCGAGCAGGCGCAGACCTCCGGCGACGTGGCCTCGGCCAACGCCCCGCAGGTCGCCGAGCCTCGGGCCGATGAGAAGACGGAGGGCTGA
- the rplV gene encoding 50S ribosomal protein L22: protein MTARIDDTAAEENPRAVARARFVRVTPMKARRVVELIKGRSASEALAVLQFAPQAASGPVSKVLASAVANAENNLSLDPDTLWVHRAYVDEGPTLKRFRPRAQGRAYRIRKRTSHITVEVESRPKKVASKSKSQKGSAR, encoded by the coding sequence ATGACAGCCCGTATCGACGACACTGCCGCGGAGGAGAACCCGCGCGCAGTGGCGCGGGCCCGCTTCGTCCGCGTGACGCCGATGAAGGCCCGTCGCGTGGTGGAGCTCATCAAGGGCCGTAGCGCCAGCGAAGCCCTGGCCGTGCTCCAGTTCGCGCCGCAGGCCGCCAGCGGTCCGGTGTCGAAGGTGCTCGCCAGTGCGGTCGCCAACGCGGAGAACAACCTCTCGCTCGACCCCGACACCCTCTGGGTGCACCGGGCCTACGTCGACGAGGGTCCGACGCTGAAGCGCTTCCGGCCGCGCGCGCAGGGTCGCGCGTACCGGATCCGCAAGCGGACCAGCCACATCACGGTCGAGGTCGAGTCGCGTCCGAAGAAGGTGGCCAGCAAGTCCAAGAGCCAGAAGGGGAGTGCCCGGTAG
- the rpsS gene encoding 30S ribosomal protein S19 — MPRSLKKGPFVDDHLLKKVDALNESGKKTVIKTWSRRSTIIPDMLGHTFAVHDGRKHIPVFVNESMVGHKLGEFAPTRTFKGHVKDDRKSRRR; from the coding sequence ATGCCACGCAGCCTGAAGAAGGGCCCGTTCGTGGACGACCACCTGCTCAAGAAGGTGGACGCGCTGAACGAGTCGGGCAAGAAGACCGTGATCAAGACCTGGTCCCGCCGGTCGACGATCATTCCGGACATGCTCGGGCACACCTTCGCGGTCCACGACGGCCGCAAGCACATCCCGGTGTTTGTCAACGAGTCGATGGTCGGGCACAAGCTCGGCGAATTCGCCCCGACCCGCACCTTCAAGGGTCACGTCAAGGACGACCGGAAGTCGCGCCGCCGCTGA
- the rplB gene encoding 50S ribosomal protein L2 produces MGIRKHKPTTPGRRGSSVSDFAEITRSEPEKSLLRPLHGRGGRNAHGKITTRHKGGGHKRAYRLIDFRRNDKDGVPAKVAHIEYDPNRSARIALLHYADGEKRYIIAPNNVRQGDRIESGARADIKPGNNLPLRNIPTGTVVHAIELRPGGGAKIARSAGARVQLVAKDGPYAQLRMPSGEIRNVDARCRATVGEVGNSEHANINWGKAGRMRWKGKRPTVRGVVMNPVDHPHGGGEGKTSGGRHPVNPKGKPEGRTRRNKPSDKLIVRRRRTGKKR; encoded by the coding sequence ATGGGCATTCGCAAGCACAAGCCGACGACGCCAGGGCGTCGCGGCTCCAGCGTGTCCGACTTCGCCGAGATCACGCGGTCGGAGCCGGAGAAGTCGCTGCTGCGCCCCCTGCACGGCCGGGGCGGTCGCAACGCACACGGCAAGATCACCACGCGGCACAAGGGCGGCGGCCACAAGCGGGCCTACCGCCTGATCGACTTCCGCCGCAACGACAAGGACGGTGTGCCGGCCAAGGTCGCGCACATCGAGTACGACCCGAACCGCAGCGCCCGGATCGCGCTGCTGCACTACGCGGACGGCGAGAAGCGCTACATCATCGCCCCGAACAACGTGCGGCAGGGCGACCGGATCGAGAGCGGTGCCCGCGCCGACATCAAGCCGGGCAACAACCTGCCGCTGCGCAACATCCCCACCGGCACCGTGGTGCACGCGATCGAGCTGCGCCCCGGCGGCGGGGCCAAGATCGCGCGCTCGGCGGGTGCCAGGGTCCAGCTGGTGGCCAAGGACGGCCCGTACGCCCAGCTCCGGATGCCCTCGGGCGAGATCCGGAACGTGGACGCGCGCTGCCGTGCCACGGTCGGCGAGGTCGGCAACTCCGAGCACGCCAACATCAACTGGGGCAAGGCCGGCCGGATGCGGTGGAAGGGCAAGCGCCCGACCGTCCGCGGTGTCGTGATGAACCCGGTGGACCACCCGCACGGTGGTGGTGAGGGCAAGACCTCCGGTGGTCGTCACCCGGTCAACCCGAAGGGCAAGCCGGAGGGTCGCACCCGCCGCAACAAGCCCAGTGACAAGCTCATCGTCCGCCGTCGCCGCACCGGCAAGAAGCGCTGA
- the rplW gene encoding 50S ribosomal protein L23, with product MIPDPRDIILAPVISEKSYGLLEENQYTFLVRPGSNKTEIKIAVEKIFGVKVTNVNTINRQGKRKRTRTGYGKRKDTKRAIVTLSPESKPIEIFGGPAA from the coding sequence GTGATCCCCGACCCGCGAGACATCATCCTTGCGCCGGTGATCTCCGAGAAGTCCTACGGGCTGCTCGAGGAGAACCAGTACACGTTCCTGGTCCGCCCGGGCTCGAACAAGACCGAGATCAAGATCGCGGTCGAGAAGATCTTCGGCGTGAAGGTCACCAACGTCAACACGATCAACCGCCAGGGCAAGCGCAAGCGCACCCGCACCGGGTACGGCAAGCGCAAGGACACCAAGCGGGCGATCGTAACGCTCTCCCCGGAGAGCAAGCCGATCGAAATCTTCGGCGGACCGGCCGCCTGA
- the rplD gene encoding 50S ribosomal protein L4 — protein sequence MSVTLDVRTPDGKTDGTVELPAEIFDVQANIALMHQVVVAQLAAGRQGTHATKTRGQVSGGGKKPYRQKGTGNARQGSIRAPQFTGGGTVHGPQPRDYSQRTPKKMKVAALRGALSDRVRAGQLHVVSHVVGGEQPSTKQARTAVRTWTEAKRVLVVLNKSEETSWLSLRNLQNVHLIDPSQLNTYDVLVNDDVVFTKAAFERFVAGPAKGKTAKAAATSGEAEEANQ from the coding sequence ATGAGCGTGACGCTGGACGTCCGTACCCCGGACGGCAAGACCGACGGCACCGTCGAGCTGCCCGCCGAGATCTTCGACGTGCAGGCCAACATCGCGTTGATGCACCAGGTCGTGGTCGCTCAGCTCGCGGCGGGCCGGCAGGGCACGCACGCGACCAAGACCCGCGGCCAGGTCTCCGGTGGTGGCAAGAAGCCGTACCGGCAGAAGGGCACCGGTAACGCCCGGCAGGGCTCGATCCGCGCCCCGCAGTTCACCGGCGGTGGCACCGTCCACGGGCCGCAGCCGCGCGACTACTCGCAGCGGACCCCCAAGAAGATGAAGGTCGCCGCGCTCCGCGGTGCCCTGTCCGACCGCGTCCGCGCGGGCCAGCTGCACGTGGTCAGCCACGTCGTCGGTGGCGAGCAGCCGTCGACCAAGCAGGCCAGGACCGCGGTGCGGACCTGGACCGAGGCCAAGCGCGTCCTGGTGGTGCTCAACAAGTCGGAGGAGACCTCCTGGCTGAGCCTGCGAAACCTGCAGAACGTCCACCTGATCGACCCGTCCCAGCTGAACACCTACGACGTCCTGGTCAACGACGACGTCGTGTTCACCAAGGCGGCGTTCGAGCGCTTCGTCGCCGGCCCGGCCAAGGGCAAGACGGCCAAGGCGGCGGCTACCTCTGGTGAGGCTGAGGAGGCGAACCAGTGA
- the rplC gene encoding 50S ribosomal protein L3 translates to MSDRQIKGILGTKLGMTQVFDDQNRVVPVTVVQAGPNVVTQIRTPEKDGYSAVQLAFGAIDPRKVNKPRTGHFTKAGVTPRRHVVELRTADAGEYEVGQEVTAEVFEAGTVVDVVGTSKGKGFAGTMKRHGFRGQGASHGTQAVHRKPGSIGGCATPGRVFKGMRMSGRMGSDRVTTQNLKVHRVEGESGLLLIKGAIPGPKGGLVLVKSPAKGGA, encoded by the coding sequence ATGTCTGACAGGCAGATCAAGGGGATTCTGGGCACCAAGCTCGGCATGACCCAGGTCTTCGACGACCAGAACCGGGTGGTTCCGGTGACGGTCGTGCAGGCCGGGCCGAACGTGGTCACCCAGATTCGCACCCCGGAGAAGGACGGCTACTCGGCCGTGCAGCTGGCGTTCGGCGCCATCGACCCGCGCAAGGTGAACAAGCCGCGCACCGGCCACTTCACCAAGGCAGGCGTCACTCCGCGCCGCCACGTCGTCGAGCTGCGCACCGCCGACGCCGGCGAGTACGAGGTCGGCCAGGAAGTCACCGCCGAGGTCTTCGAGGCCGGCACGGTGGTCGACGTGGTCGGCACCAGCAAGGGCAAGGGCTTCGCGGGCACCATGAAGCGCCACGGCTTCCGCGGCCAGGGCGCGAGCCACGGTACGCAGGCCGTGCACCGCAAGCCGGGCTCCATCGGTGGCTGCGCCACCCCGGGCCGCGTGTTCAAGGGCATGCGGATGTCCGGCCGGATGGGCTCCGACCGCGTCACCACCCAGAACCTCAAGGTCCACCGGGTGGAGGGCGAGTCCGGCCTGCTGCTGATCAAGGGCGCCATCCCCGGCCCGAAGGGCGGACTGGTGCTGGTGAAGAGTCCCGCGAAGGGTGGTGCGTGA
- the rpsJ gene encoding 30S ribosomal protein S10, with amino-acid sequence MAGQKIRIRLKAYDHEAIDASARKIVETVTRTGARVVGPVPLPTEKNVYCVIRSPHKYKDSREHFEMRTHKRLIDILEPTPKTVDALMRIDLPASVDVNIQ; translated from the coding sequence ATGGCGGGACAGAAGATCCGCATCCGGCTCAAGGCCTACGACCACGAGGCGATCGACGCGTCCGCGCGCAAGATCGTCGAGACCGTGACGCGCACCGGCGCTCGGGTCGTCGGGCCGGTGCCGCTGCCCACTGAGAAGAACGTCTACTGCGTCATCCGCTCCCCGCACAAGTACAAGGACTCGCGGGAGCACTTCGAGATGCGGACGCACAAGCGGCTCATCGACATCCTCGAACCGACGCCGAAGACGGTGGACGCGCTCATGCGCATCGACCTGCCAGCCAGCGTCGACGTGAACATCCAGTAG
- the tuf gene encoding elongation factor Tu: MAKAKFERDKPHVNIGTIGHVDHGKTTLTAAITKVLHDKHPELNPFTPFDEIDKAPEEKQRGITIQIAHVEYQTEKRHYAHVDAPGHADYVKNMITGAAQMDGAILVVAATDGPMPQTREHVLLARQVGVPYILVALNKADMVDDEEIIELVEMEVRELLSAQEFPGDDVPVVRVSALKALEGDAEWGDKIMELLDAVDENVPDPERETDKPFLMPIEDVFSITGRGTVVTGRIERGVINVNEEVEMVGIKEKPLKTTVTGVEMFRKLLDQGQAGDNVGLLIRGIKREEVERGMVVVKPGTTTPHTEFEAQVYILSKDEGGRHTPFFNNYRPQFYFRTTDVTGVVTLPEGTEMVMPGDNTEMSVQLIQPIAMDEGLRFAIREGGRTVGAGRVTKIHK, translated from the coding sequence GTGGCGAAGGCGAAGTTCGAGAGGGACAAGCCGCACGTCAACATCGGGACCATCGGTCACGTTGACCACGGCAAGACCACGCTCACCGCGGCGATCACCAAGGTGCTGCACGACAAGCACCCCGAGCTGAACCCCTTCACGCCGTTCGACGAGATCGACAAGGCGCCGGAGGAGAAGCAGCGCGGCATCACGATCCAGATCGCGCACGTCGAGTACCAGACCGAGAAGCGTCACTACGCGCACGTCGACGCCCCCGGTCACGCCGACTACGTCAAGAACATGATCACCGGTGCGGCCCAGATGGACGGCGCCATCCTGGTGGTCGCGGCGACCGACGGCCCGATGCCGCAGACCCGGGAGCACGTGCTGCTGGCCCGCCAGGTCGGCGTCCCCTACATCCTGGTCGCGCTGAACAAGGCCGACATGGTCGACGACGAGGAGATCATCGAGCTCGTCGAGATGGAGGTCCGCGAGCTGCTGTCGGCTCAGGAGTTCCCCGGCGACGACGTCCCGGTCGTCCGCGTCTCCGCGCTGAAGGCGCTGGAGGGCGACGCCGAGTGGGGCGACAAGATCATGGAGCTGCTGGACGCGGTCGACGAGAACGTTCCGGACCCGGAGCGCGAGACCGACAAACCGTTCCTGATGCCGATCGAGGATGTCTTCTCCATCACCGGTCGTGGCACCGTGGTGACCGGGCGCATCGAGCGCGGCGTCATCAACGTGAACGAAGAGGTCGAGATGGTCGGCATCAAGGAGAAGCCGCTCAAGACCACCGTCACGGGTGTCGAGATGTTCCGCAAGCTGCTCGACCAGGGCCAGGCCGGTGACAACGTCGGTCTGCTCATCCGCGGCATCAAGCGCGAAGAAGTCGAGCGCGGCATGGTCGTCGTGAAGCCCGGCACCACCACCCCGCACACCGAGTTCGAGGCGCAGGTCTACATCCTGTCCAAGGACGAGGGTGGTCGGCACACGCCGTTCTTCAACAACTACCGCCCGCAGTTCTACTTCCGCACCACCGACGTGACCGGTGTGGTGACCCTCCCGGAGGGCACCGAGATGGTCATGCCGGGCGACAACACCGAGATGTCGGTGCAGCTCATCCAGCCGATCGCGATGGACGAAGGTCTGCGCTTCGCGATCCGCGAGGGTGGCCGCACGGTCGGCGCGGGTCGCGTCACCAAGATCCACAAGTGA